Proteins co-encoded in one Kribbella qitaiheensis genomic window:
- a CDS encoding SURF1 family protein, which yields MPVAPTTEPEPTAPATSAAPVAPARSLWRTILTPRWLGLLALALAIAAVMSVLGVWQLDVYHSKTAAKTAERTAAAPVSLQSLFSIDAGLPSKAVGRRITVTGTWAAASDQLYISHRPRNNQNGFWVVTPLLLDPTPGSSSTEAASSGATSSGAVMVVRGWVPTASEAAAKPPSGRVELTGTITASEAQDASGDATKGRILQSLRIPTIVHLVNYRVYDAFVVMSSATPAPTADAPAIVLAPSPPTDHAGLRNVAYAFQWWVFAAFTLWMYTRMLRDTHQTPTTT from the coding sequence ATGCCTGTCGCCCCCACCACCGAACCCGAGCCAACAGCCCCCGCCACCTCGGCGGCCCCTGTTGCCCCCGCGCGGTCGTTGTGGCGAACAATCCTCACCCCACGCTGGCTCGGCCTACTCGCTCTCGCCCTCGCGATCGCGGCCGTGATGTCCGTCCTCGGCGTCTGGCAACTAGACGTCTACCACTCAAAAACAGCAGCCAAAACCGCCGAACGCACAGCGGCCGCCCCGGTCTCCCTACAGTCCCTGTTCTCCATCGACGCCGGCCTCCCCTCAAAAGCAGTAGGCCGCCGAATAACAGTCACCGGCACCTGGGCCGCCGCCTCAGACCAGCTCTACATCTCCCACCGCCCCCGCAACAACCAAAACGGCTTCTGGGTAGTAACCCCCCTACTCCTGGACCCCACCCCCGGCAGCAGCTCGACCGAAGCTGCCTCGAGTGGCGCCACCTCCTCCGGTGCGGTGATGGTGGTTCGCGGTTGGGTCCCCACCGCCTCGGAAGCCGCCGCAAAGCCTCCATCCGGCCGGGTAGAACTGACCGGCACGATCACCGCCTCCGAAGCCCAAGACGCCTCAGGCGACGCGACCAAGGGCCGCATCCTCCAGTCCCTGCGGATCCCGACCATCGTCCACCTGGTCAACTACCGCGTCTACGACGCCTTCGTAGTGATGTCCTCCGCGACCCCGGCCCCCACCGCCGACGCCCCCGCCATCGTCCTGGCCCCTTCCCCGCCAACGGACCACGCCGGCCTCCGCAACGTCGCCTATGCCTTCCAATGGTGGGTCTTCGCCGCCTTCACCCTCTGGATGTACACCCGCATGCTCCGCGACACCCACCAGACCCCCACCACCACCTAG